GGCATTTCATCTGCTGTTTTTGTGTTCTTTGATCAGGATAATCAAACCGACTCAAGTTTTGTAACGGTGAATTTTATTATTGGAACCCTCGGCGTAAACGACAAACCGGTTGTGGCTGCCACAGTTTCCAATGCATACCCAAACCCTGCTGTAAATGCAGTTAATTTTGACTATAAATTACCCTCTGCAACGCAGAAAGCCAGTATCCGAATCAGTAATCTGCTGGGAACAACGGTACAGGAAATTGCTTTGCAGAAATCAGAAGGTAAAGCCCGTATTGACGTGAGCAACCTGAATAACGGCGTCTACTTTTACTCATTAATGATAAATAATTCTGCCACTACTACACGAAAATTCATTGTTAAGCGTTAATTACACTCAAACTCGTTCTACTT
This region of Lentimicrobiaceae bacterium genomic DNA includes:
- a CDS encoding T9SS type A sorting domain-containing protein, yielding MKRTLLLIAFGIMAGFALQAQSFVIKDKEGTVVTGQTIDFLCAPEDGFGSINLDVFNVSDREKSVKVRRYDGQLVESSEITMCWASCYQANVIETPEPVIIQPGSFTPDFTGDIAYGSIQGISSAVFVFFDQDNQTDSSFVTVNFIIGTLGVNDKPVVAATVSNAYPNPAVNAVNFDYKLPSATQKASIRISNLLGTTVQEIALQKSEGKARIDVSNLNNGVYFYSLMINNSATTTRKFIVKR